The following are from one region of the Aspergillus chevalieri M1 DNA, chromosome 1, nearly complete sequence genome:
- a CDS encoding uncharacterized protein (COG:S;~EggNog:ENOG410Q5AV) — protein MHRTTYDMDLPPTLTRHPQNHDNGPLSPSFADSGIDMELETELPQTQTHIQTSEASTEPDTNFDAGETETESLHLAARLAKLAMNARKSDNGIKSRSFSKTDTAILHRCLETIENTLSLPDDDDDDDDPRPTLTQEIAKHRPQSLNLTPHYPSPPSSTVAEPSPPAVSHTTEPRSEPHPTESQLTAVLEEVTALGSELDKRRRETFQIYELYTQKCQGLERRIAGLEGEVCELQADILENSIEREGFRGTVYGLQNWVVGWQRDHELAIIQAREARKGWTKRKPARREDDADALFDGITAWMRGWKDVEEGFQAREREREQRRDKRQKQQSLDTIRDNCLPLSSTGENS, from the exons ATGCATAGGACTACATATGATATGGATCTACCTCCTACGCTTACTCGTCACCCTCAAAACCACGACAACGGTCCACTTTCCCCCTCTTTCGCAGATTCCGGCATAGATATGGAGCTCGAGACGGAGCTTCCCCAGACTCAAACGCACATCCAGACCTCCGAAGCGTCAACAGAACCTGATACAAACTTCGACGCTGGTGAAACAGAAACGGAGAGTCTCCACCTTGCCGCGCGACTAGCGAAACTTGCGATGAATGCGAGAAAGAGCGATAACGGTATCAAATCGCGATCGTTCTCAAAAACCGATACGGCGATTCTCCACCGCTGTTTGGAAACTATCGAGAACACGCTATCTCTAcccgacgacgacgacgacgatgatgatccCCGTCCAACTCTAACGCAAGAAATCGCCAAGCATCGACCCCAGAGCCTTAATCTTACTCCGCATTACCCATCGCCTCCATCGTCGACAGTAGCGGAACCATCACCGCCCGCAGTGTCGCATACTACTGAACCGAGATCAGAGCCGCACCCGACCGAATCGCAACTCACCGCTGTTCTGGAGGAAGTGACAGCGCTGGGTTCCGAATTGGACAAGAGACGTCGTGAGACTTTTCAGATCTATGAGCTGTATACTCAGAAATGTCAAGGGTTGGAGCGGAGGATTGCTGGGCTGGAGGGTGAGGTTTGCGAGTT ACAAGCAGACATCTTGGAAAACTCGATAGAACGCGAAGGATTCCGGGGAACGGTTTACGGTCTGCAAAACTGGGTAGTCGGATGGCAGCGCGATCACGAGTTGGCAATAATCCAAGCACGAGAAGCACGAAAGGGATGGACGAAGCGCAAACCCGCCCGGAGAGAAGATGACGCTGATGCCTTGTTCGATGGTATAACCGCGTGGATGCGTGGGTGGAAGGATGTCGAGGAAGGCTTTCAAGCTCGGGAACGTGAGCGTGAACAGCGACGGGATAAAAGACAGAAGCAGCAGTCATTGGACACCATTCGTGATAACTGCCTTCCATTGTCTAGTACAGGTGAGAACAGTTGA
- the trpE gene encoding anthranilate synthase TRP2 (BUSCO:EOG09262L1P;~COG:E;~EggNog:ENOG410PHJG;~InterPro:IPR005256,IPR005801,IPR019999,IPR006805, IPR015890;~PFAM:PF00425,PF04715;~go_function: GO:0004049 - anthranilate synthase activity [Evidence IEA];~go_process: GO:0000162 - tryptophan biosynthetic process [Evidence IEA];~go_process: GO:0009058 - biosynthetic process [Evidence IEA]), whose product MAPPAIVPTLETAADVITSTRNTTFPPNLLPLTASIPADLLTPTLAYLKISEKSKLSFLYESAATTETIGRYSFVGADPHKVLKTGPGHGPACDPLPALESELSQYRVATVPGLVLPPLTGGAIGYVGYDCVKYFEPKTERPLKDVLGIPESFFMMYNTIVAFDHFFQVVKVITFISIPNSNAELEAEYRKGAEVIQRTIDTLLQPEYPLPLQGPIVPNQEYTSNIGREGYESHVTKLKEHIGKGDIFQTVPSQRLSRPTSLHPFNLYRHLRTVNPSPYLFYIDCEAFQLVGASPELLAKEEKGRIISHPIAGTVKRGKTVEEDEALADELRGSLKDRAEHVMLVDLARNDVNRVCDPMTTQVDRLMVVEKFSHVQHLVSQVSGVLRPEKTRFDAFRSIFPAGTVSGAPKVRAMQLIAELEGEKRGVYAGAVGYFGFNMSSTDGSKELPGAMDTCIALRTMMLKDGVAYLQAGGGIVFDSDPYDEYVETLNKLGANIQCIKGAEAKYLSLEREA is encoded by the exons ATGGCGCCTCCT GCGATTGTGCCCACCCTAGAGACCGCGGCCGATGTGATCACGAGCACGAGGAACACTACATTCCCCCCGAACCTGCTTCCCTTGACGGCTTCGATTCCTGCAGACCTTTTGACCCCTACATTGGCATACTTGAAGATCTCGGAGAA GTCGAAATTGTCGTTCCTCTACGAGAGTGCTGCGACCACGGAAACCATTGGGAGGTACAGTTTTGTCGGTGCAG ACCCCCATAAAGTCCTCAAGACCGGCCCCGGCCATGGTCCCGCATGCGACCCTCTTCCTGCCCTGGAGAGCGAACTCTCCCAATATCGTGTTGCGACAGTCCCTGGTTTGGTCTTGCCGCCTCTCACCGGAGGAGCCATCGGTTACGTGGGGTACGATTGTGTCAAGTACTTCGAGCCCAAGACGGAGCGGCCGCTTAAGGATGTGCTGGGCATTCCGGAGTCGTTTTTCATGATGTACAACACCATCGTCGCCTTTGACCACTTCTTCCAGGTTGTGAAGGTTATCACCTTCATCTCGATCCCAAACTCCAATGCCGAGCTGGAAGCCGAATACCGCAAGGGTGCAGAGGTCATTCAGCGTACCATTGATACCCTGCTTCAGCCCGAATACCCTCTGCCTCTGCAAGGTCCGATTGTTCCGAACCAAGAATACACGTCTAACATTGGTCGCGAGGGTTACGAGAGCCATGTGACGAAACTCAAGGAGCATATCGGCAAGGGTGACATTTTCCAGACGGTGCCGTCGCAGCGGCTGTCGCGCCCGACTTCTCTTCATCCGTTCAACCTTTACCGCCATCTTCGTACTGTCAACCCTTCGCCATACCTTTTCTACATTGATTGCGAGGCATTCCAGCTTGTTGGTGCCAGTCCGGAACTGTTGgccaaggaggagaagggtcGCATTATCTCGCACCCGATTGCAGGTACGGTGAAGCGCGGTAAGACcgtcgaggaagatgaggcgCTGGCGGACGAGCTGCGCGGAAGTCTGAAGGACCGCGCTGAGCACGTCATGCTGGTTGACTTGGCGCGCAACGATGTCAACCGGGTGTGCGACCCAATGACTACGCAGGTGGACCGTCTGATGGTTGTCGAGAAGTTCTCGCACGTGCAGCATTTGGTGTCGCAGGTGTCGGGAGTGCTACGACCAGAGAAGACACGCTTCGACGCCTTCCGCTCCATCTTCCCGGCAGGAACGGTGTCCGGAGCTCCCAAGGTGCGCGCGATGCAGCTGATTGCGGAACTGGAGGGCGAGAAGCGTGGAGTCTACGCGGGAGCCGTGGGATACTTTGGATTTAACATGTCCAGCACGGACGGTTCGAAAGAGCTACCTGGCGCGATGGACACGTGCATTGCGCTGCGGACGATGATGCTGAAAGACGGTGTCGCGTATCTCCAAGCGGGTGGTGGTATTGTGTTCGACTCTGACCCGTACGATGAGTACGTGGAGACGTTGAACAAGCTGGGAGCTAATATCCAGTGCATCAAGGGGGCGGAAGCGAAGTATTTGAGTCTTGAGCGGGAGGCATAG
- a CDS encoding epsin (BUSCO:EOG09264881;~COG:F;~EggNog:ENOG410PHV8;~InterPro:IPR008942,IPR013809,IPR003903;~PFAM:PF01417,PF02809), translated as MSKVVRSVKNVTKGYSGVQVKVRNATSNDPWGPTGTDMAEIAAMTFGSPTDFYEIMDMLDKRLNDKGKNWRHVLKSLKVLDYCLHEGSELSVTWARKNVYIIKTLREFQYVDEEGRDVGQNVRVAAKELTSLIMDEDRLRSERSDRKLWKSRVSGLDDYQQMGYEPPRRAERPRRRQHDDEDDTEYRLAIEASKAEAEEERRRRAKAMEAAEDDEDLARAIRLSKEEEELRKRELEESNAQSLFDDTPMQAAPAQATGYNQGYQQQNAVDWFGNPINPQQPLTTGYLNNQYAQPTGFQSQPTGMNGYGTSVFDQNPYGQQNNFLQPQATLQPQHTAFNTNNPYGMDVYSQQAQQQQQMMLQQQQQQQQQESYPSAGSNNPWASSQPADALKPMPTGSNNPFAGRTQFRPTSPLTQGPPSLNTLAEDRATTQFTASTTNPIANFQPSPMAAPQPPKSTPPQLNNPHHARLNALLSSGEGQDTFGNVGDLRIPAQHTAPGTFVNSAGQGLSRLQATQTGNNPFFGQQQQQQQFVPQQTGFVNNPWGGQPPQQQQQGGSLIDL; from the exons atgtcTAAAGTCGTGCGAAGCGTCAAGAACGTTACCAAGGGTTATTCGGGTGTGCAGGTGAAGGTTCGAAATG CCACAAGTAATGACCCCTGGGGCCCAACGGGCACCGACATGGCTGAAATCGCCGCCATGACGTTTGGCAG TCCTACAGATTTCTACGAAATCATGGATATGCTGGATAAGCGGTTGAACGACAAGGGCAAGAATTGGCGCCACGTCTTGAAATCGCTAAAGGTTCTCGATTACTGTCTGCACGAGGGTTCCGAACTGTCTGTTACATGGGCGAGGAAGAATGTGTATATTATCAAGACTCTGCGCGAGTTTCAATAcgttgatgaggaggggagggatgTTGGTCAGAATG TCCGCGTCGCCGCAAAGGAACTTACTTCTCTCATCATGGACGAAGACAGACTGCGCAGTGAACGCTCCGACCGTAAACTCTGGAAATCGCGCGTCAGTGGACTTGACGACTATCAACAAATGGGCTACGAGCCTCCGCGACGGGCAGAACGGCCGCGTCGGCGACAACacgatgacgaggatgatacCGAGTATCGTCTGGCTATCGAGGCAAGCAAGGCAGAGGCCGAGGAGGAACGGAGACGACGCGCAAAGGCCATGGAAGCGGcagaggatgacgaggacCTGGCCCGAGCTATCCGACTCAgcaaggaagaggaggaactTCGCAAGCGCGAGTTGGAAGAGAGCAACGCACAGTCGCTTTTCGATGATACCCCCATGCAGGCCGCTCCCGCCCAGGCGACCGGATACAACCAGGGTTACCAGCAGCAGAACGCGGTGGACTGGTTCGGTAACCCAATCAACCCGCAACAACCGCTGACGACTGGCTACTTGAACAACCAATATGCGCAACCGACCGGTTTCCAGAGCCAGCCCACCGGCATGAATGGGTATGGGACCAGCGTTTTCGACCAGAACCCATACGGTCAACAGAACAACTTTTTGCAGCCGCAAGCGACGCTCCAGCCCCAGCATACGGCATTCAACACGAACAACCCCTATGGAATGGACGTGTACTCGCAGCaggcgcagcagcagcagcaaatgatgctccagcagcaacagcaacagcaacagcaggaGAGTTACCCTTCAGCCGGTAGCAATAACCCCTGGGCCAGCTCGCAACCTGCTGATGCCCTAAAACCCATGCCAACTGGCTCCAACAACCCCTTCGCGGGTCGTACACAGTTCCGACCCACTTCACCATTGACGCAAGGCCCTCCATCCCTCAACACCCTCGCCGAAGACCGCGCCACCACGCAATTCACCGCCAGCACCACCAACCCCATCGCCAACTTCCAGCCCTCGCCAATGGCCGCCCCTCAACCCCCCAAGTCCACTCCCCCACAGCTGAACAACCCTCACCACGCTCGTCTGAACGCGCTTCTTTCTTCGGGCGAAGGTCAGGACACCTTCGGAAACGTGGGCGACCTCCGTATTCCCGCGCAGCACACCGCGCCGGGAACATTTGTCAACTCTGCGGGTCAGGGACTGTCGCGCTTGCAGGCTACGCAGACAGGGAACAACCCATTCTTTggccaacaacagcagcaacagcagttTGTGCCGCAGCAGACGGGGTTTGTTAACAATCCTTGGGGCGGACAGCCTccgcaacagcaacaacagggTGGGAGTTTGATTGATCTGTGA
- a CDS encoding mannitol dehydrogenase family protein (COG:C;~EggNog:ENOG410PFKP;~InterPro:IPR013118,IPR036291,IPR000669,IPR013131, IPR008927,IPR013328;~PFAM:PF01232,PF08125;~go_function: GO:0003824 - catalytic activity [Evidence IEA];~go_function: GO:0016491 - oxidoreductase activity [Evidence IEA];~go_process: GO:0055114 - oxidation-reduction process [Evidence IEA]): protein MAPLKLNSKNLSQISAAGEAQVKVPSYQRGGAVKEGIVHVGVGGFHRAHLAVYVDQLMQNHGVNDYAIAGVGLQPFDVAMRDALGSQDHLYTVIERSAKGSFANVVGSINSFLFAPDDREAVIAKMAHPDTHIVSLTITESGYYYNENSHELQSEHPDIQFDLDPANDKAPRTTFGFLYAALARRYQQGLKPFTVMSCDNMQKNGSITRHMLESFARLRNNPEIANWIAEQGAFPNAMVDRITPQTSAADKTALVDTFGIEDSWPVVTEPFMQWVIEDQFSDGRPPFEKVGVQVVKDVHAVEEFEKHKLRLLNGSHSAIGYPGQLAGFKYVHEVMENPVFHKFVWQMMQEEVKPLLPEIPGVNIDEYCNTLIERFSNPTIMDQLPRICLNASGKIPQFIMPSIAESIWVTGPFRRLCFVAAAWFRYVNGVDDNGNTFAVDDPMREELQAKARAGGTNPAELLSIKSLFGDDLRGDKRFLQEITTAMEDIARDGILKTLPKYVD from the coding sequence ATGGCACCCCTCAAGCTCAACAGCAAGAACCTGTCGCAAATCTCGGCGGCAGGTGAGGCCCAAGTCAAGGTCCCATCCTACCAGCGCGGTGGCGCTGTCAAGGAGGGAATCGTCCACGTCGGTGTCGGCGGCTTCCACAGAGCTCACCTGGCTGTCTATGTCGACCAATTGATGCAGAACCATGGTGTTAATGACTATGCAATTGCCGGTGTTGGCTTGCAGCCCTTCGATGTCGCCATGCGCGACGCCTTGGGATCGCAGGACCACCTGTACACCGTCATCGAGCGTTCGGCCAAGGGAAGCTTTGCCAACGTCGTTGGCAGCATCAATTCCTTCCTCTTTGCCCCTGATGACCGCGAGGCCGTCATCGCCAAGATGGCGCACCCTGATACCCACATTGTGTCGCTCACTATCACCGAGAGCGGTTACTACTACAACGAGAACTCGCACGAGCTGCAAAGTGAGCACCCTGACATTCAGTTCGACCTCGACCCGGCCAACGACAAGGCCCCACGCACCACTTTCGGCTTCCTCTACGCCGCTCTGGCACGGCGCTACCAGCAGGGACTCAAGCCCTTCACCGTCATGTCGTGCGACAACATGCAGAAGAACGGCTCCATCACACGCCACATGCTCGAGTCGTTTGCCCGCCTGCGCAACAACCCCGAGATCGCCAACTGGATTGCCGAGCAAGGCGCCTTCCCCAACGCCATGGTCGACCGTATCACACCTCAGACATCCGCCGCCGACAAGACGGCACTCGTAGACACATTTGGCATCGAGGACTCATGGCCAGTCGTCACGGAGCCCTTCATGCAATGGGTTATCGAGGACCAGTTCTCCGACGGCCGCCCACCGTTCGAAAAGGTCGGCGTCCAGGTTGTCAAGGATGTCCACGCTGTCGAGGAGTTCGAGAAGCACAAGCTGCGCCTGCTCAACGGCAGCCACTCGGCCATTGGCTACCCAGGTCAACTGGCAGGCTTCAAATACGTCCACGAGGTCATGGAGAACCCAGTGTTCCACAAGTTTGTGTGGCAGATGATGCAGGAAGAGGTGAAGCCGCTCCTGCCCGAGATCCCGGGCGTCAACATCGATGAATACTGTAACACGCTCATCGAGCGCTTCTCCAACCCCACAATTATGGACCAGCTGCCCCGCATCTGCCTCAACGCTTCTGGCAAGATCCCACAGTTTATCATGCCGTCGATTGCCGAATCGATTTGGGTTACTGGCCCGTTCCGCCGCCTGTGCTTCGTCGCGGCCGCTTGGTTCCGTTACGTCAACGGCGTCGATGACAACGGCAACACATTCGCCGTCGACGACCCGATGCGCGAGGAGCTTCAGGCCAAGGCTCGTGCGGGAGGCACCAACCCGGCCGAGTTGCTCAGCATAAAGAGCCTCTTCGGTGACGACTTGCGCGGCGACAAGAGATTCCTCCAGGAAATCACCA